The genomic segment AAAGGCAAAGGTCCCGCCCCTAAAAGACCCCCACGAGGCAAAAAAGTCGCCCCAAAACCCTCTGGTACTAAAAACGGGAACGGCAATGGCAACGGCGGCAGCCTGAACCTCACCGAATTAAAACTCAAGTCCATGCAGGACCTCACTGAATTGTCCATGGAATTCGGTGTTGAAAACCCAAGCACCATGCGGAAACAGGAGCTGATTTTCTCCCTGTTGCAGGAATGTGCATCCCAGGACGGACAAATCTTCGGCGAAGGTGTTCTGGAAATTCTGCCCGATGGATTCGGGTTCCTCCGCTCCCCCATGTACAGTTATATGGCCGGACCGGATGATATTTATGTCTCGCCATCCCAAATTCGTCGCTTCGGACTTCGCAAGGGGGATGTGGTTTCCGGCCAGATTCGCCCACCCAAGGAAGGAGAACGATATTTCGCTCTACTCCGCGTCTCTGAAATCGGTTTTGAAGATCCGAAACACTCAAAAAATCTCGTCCTTTTCGACAATCTGACCCCCCTCTACCCCGAAGAACAGTTCAAACTGGAAAATGGGGACAAGAATTACTCCTCCCGCATCATCGACTTATTGGCTCCCATCGGCAAGGGACAACGTGGCGTTATCGTGGCCCCACCCCGAACCGGCAAGACCATCATGCTCCAGACCATCGCCAACTCCATCAATGCCAACCACCCTGAGGTGGACCTCATTGTCCTGCTCATTGACGAGCGACCTGAGGAAGTGACGGACATGCAGCGCACGGTCAAGGCAGAAGTCGTCAGCTCCACCTTTGATGAACCTCCGCAGCGCCACGTTCAGGTTGCGGACATGGTCATCGAAAAGGCCAAACGGCTGGTGGAACGGAAACGGGATGTGGTCATCCTGCTGGATTCCATCACCCGACTCGGTCGTGCGTACAACGCCGTCACCCCGTCGAGTGGTCGCGTGTTGTCCGGTGGTATTGACGCCAACGCACTCCAACGCCCCAAACGGTTCTTCGGCGCAGCCCGAAATATCGAAGAAGGCGGATCATTGACCATCATCTCCACCGCACTCATCGACACCGGCTCCCGCATGGACGAAGTCATCTTCGAAGAATTCAAGGGCACCGGCAACATGGAACTCTATCTGGACCGTCATCTGTCCGACAAACGTGTGTACCCTGCCATTGATATCAATCGCTCCGGCACCCGCAAGGAAGAATTGTTGTTGGAACCGGATGTACTCAACCGTGTCTGGATCCTCAGAAAGTTGCTCTCGCCCATGAATTCCATCGATTCCATGGAATTCTTGCGTGGCAAGATGAAAAACACGAAAACCAATCGAGATTTCCTGGATTCCATGGCCAGATAATTCTCTTTTACAGGTCTCTCATTGGCGCGATCACCTGTGGTCGCGCCTTTTTTTCGGCAACCGGGTGCACATGGTTGCCTTGCCCGTTCAAATGATTCATTGTGAAACATGCACGACATGGAAGGACTATGACACACCGGATTTGCACACTACTGCCCGCATTCTTTGCGGCCCTCCTTTTGACCTTTACCCCCATGGTCAATGCACAGGCCAACCCCTTACTGGGCGAAAAGTTGACACTCCGCGATGAGAATAAACTTGGTCGGGAGTTCGATCAGGTCATCCGAAGCCAAATGGGCATGGTGGGTGATACGTATATTACTGATTTCGTCACCGATGTTGTCAATCGCATCGTGGACGGTAAACGCCCCATGCCCTACACGGTCAAAAGCGCGGTCATCGCCAACCCGATCATGAACGCTTTCGCCATTCCCGGCGGATTCATCTACATTTTTACCGGCCTTATTCAAGAAGTCACCACGGAAGCACAGTTGGCCGGCGTTATTTCTCACGAATTGGCACACGTTTCCCAACGCCATGTGGTTCACCGTATCGAAAAACAGAAAAAAATCGGCCTGCTTTCAACCGTTGGTGTCTTGACCGGATTGCTCCTTGGCATCGCGTCCGGAAGCGGCGATGCAGGAAAAATTGGCACTGCCATTGCCATGGGCAGCTCTGGTGCAGCGACCCAAGCCATGCTCAATTATTCTCGCGAGGATGAAAACGAAGCGGACCACGTGGGTCTCAACGCACTGGTCAAGGCGGGATACAATCCTCAGGGTATGCCCCAGATGTTCGAAATCATGCAAAAAAATAAATGGTTTGATTCCGGTTCGCACATGCCGGCATATCTTTCCACTCACCCAGGCACCGATGACCGTATTACCTATCTCAATGATCGAATTGCCCGAATGCCCAAAGAATTTTCTCAACGCACGGATGACAACACTCGATTGCACCGGGTACAGGTGCTCGTTCGTGGGCACATGTCCCCCCCTAAAAGTGCGTTGGCATATTGGAATGATAAAATGGCCACCGGCCTGACGCCCATGGAACATGCTGGTCGAGGCATTACTCTTTCCCGACTCAAAAAAATGGATGAGGCCCAAAAGGCCTTTGAAACCGCACTCGCGCAAGACAGCAACGATCCATTAATCTCCCGCGAGGCAGGCATATTCTATTTCAAGACAGGCCAGGCGGACAAGGCGTTCCCCTTGCTGCAAAAGGCCACCATCCAAAACTCCAGGGATGCCATCGGTCTGTTTTATCTTGCCCGGTTGCAAAGTGAAGCCAAACAATACCGGCAGGCGATCGCCAACATGCAAAAAGTCGAAAAACTGGTCCCGGAAGACTGGGAAGTCCATCATCATCTGGGGATGATACTTGGCGAATCCGGCGACACCTTTGGCGGCAATGTCCACCTTGCCTATGGCGGTCTTTACTCCATGAACATGCGCAAGGCAAAATTGCACGCCCAAAAGGCCACGGCACTGGCACAGACCGATGCCCAAAAAGAAACGGTCAAACAACTCGAAGAACGTATCAAGGAAAGAGCCGAACTCACAAAATAGGCCAACCTTGTGAACCGCGCCTTTTTGGCGTAGGTTGCTTTTTTTTTCAAACAGGGACACAGACTATCATGATCGTCGCAAGGACTATAGCGGAACTTCAGGACGTGGTCGGTGCGTCATGCGTGACCATCGGCAACTTTGACGGCGTCCACAAAGGACATCAGAAACTCATTGAACTGGCGTGCTCACGTGCCAAATCACAGGACCTCACCAGTGTGGTTGTCACCTTTGAGCCACACCCGCTCCGAGTTCTCCGCAATGACAAGACACCGCCGTTCATTACCCTGACCGACCAAAAAATCGATCTCATTTCCCAATACGGTCCCCAGGCCTGTCTCCTGTTGAATTTCACCATGGATATGGCCAGGCTCTCGCCCGAGGAATTCGTCAAGAAATACCTCGTGGACGGTTTGGGGATGAAAGAAATGATCATAGGGTACGACTATCATTTGGGAAAAGCTCGGGTCGGAGACTTTGAGACACTGACCCAACTCGGTGAAAAACATGGCTTTTCCGTCGATCGTCTGGACCCTGTTTCCATTGACAACGCCATTGTCAGCTCCACCCGTATCCGCGATCTCGTCCAGGCCGGAAAGGTCTGGGCTGTCCGTTCGCTGCTCGGTCGATTCTATCAAGTCAAAGGCGAAGTCGTTCATGGTATGAATCGGGGCGGCAAACTGCTCGGATTTCCCACGGCCAACCTCAAACTGGTGGATGAACTCTTTCCCAAACCCGGCGTCTATGCCGTCTGGGTCGAGGTGGATAATGTCATTCACAAGGGTGTAGCCAACATCGGCAAGAACCCGACGTTCGGTAACGATGCCCTGTCCGTGGAACCGCATATTCTCGATTTTACCGGCGATATTTATGGCGAAGATATTCAGGTCCACTTTGTCCAACGCATCCGCGATGAGAAGAAATTCAACGGACTCGACGAACTCAAGGACCGCATTGCCAAGGATATCGAGCTGGGACGCCAATTATTGTCTCAACCCGAAGCATCCATCAAACTGACGCACCCCGACGTGGGCCGCTCTGACGGATAGCCCGATGCCCCTGCAAGTCATTTCCAAGCTCATCAATTACTGGGGGGACTTCGTCAAGTCCTACCGCATGGTCACCTCATTCCGGTGGTTGACCATCGGCGTTCTGGTCGGCGTCATGTCCGGTCTGGTCGCGGTCGGTTTTTTCTGGCTCGTCGAACTCGGCAAATTCATCATCCAGAACAATCTGGCTGGTATTGCTGCCGTGGAACCAGCTGGTGAAGGGATTTTTCACGGTCCCACCGGCGAATTCCGCCCATGGATCATCCCTGTCTTCACCACTGGTACTGCCCTGCTCACTGGCTGGCTGGTCCAACGATTCATCCCGGAAACCATGAACGGCGGAACAGACGGAACCGATGCCACCATCAACGCATTTCACAATAATGGCGGCATCATCAAGGCACGAGTCGCTATCATCAAAGGACTCTGCTCTGTCCTGACCATCGCCTCCGGTGGTTCTGCTGGTCGAGAAGGACCGATCACCCAAATGGGAGCCGGCGTTGGCGCATGGCTTGCCAAGATCTTCAATTTTTCAGCCAAGGAACGCCGTCTGCTCCTGCTGTCCGGCGCGGCTGGCGGACTGGGAGCGATTTTCCGCGCTCCGTTGGGTGGCGCGCTCACAGCCGTGGAAGTCATCTACCGCGAGGACTTCGAGGCCGAAGCCATTCTGCCCGCAGTCATGAGTTCCGTAGTGTCCTATTCCATATTCACCTTTTTCTTTGGCACCGAACCGATCTTTGGCATCCCCCGATTTTCGTTCCATGACCCCCGTGAATTGATTTTCTATGCCCTGCTCGCCTTTGTCTGCGCTGCTGTTGGCTGGATGTATATCAAGACATTCTACGTCATCAAATATCACATTTTTTTCCCGCTTCGCGAAAAAATAGGCATCATCTGGTCCATGGGACTTGGTGGACTCGCCATGGGCATTCTGGGTATTGCGTATCCCTACACCGCGACCGACGGTCTGGTCACGGGCGGCATCCTGTCCGGTGGATATGGCTGGCTCGAACTGGCTATTCTCGGTCAGATTCCCGCACTCGGCATGTGTTATATCATCATCGGCAAAACCGTTGCCACATCCATCACCATCGGTTCCGGCATGTCTGGCGGCATGTTTGCTCCAGCCCTGTTCGTGGGCGGCATGTCCGGTGGATTGGTCGGCAAAGCCGGTCATCATTTCTTCCCGGATATCGTCACCCAACCCGGCGCATATATCCTTGTGGGTATGGCCGCATTTTTCGCTGGCGTTGCCAACGCTCCCATCGGCCCGCTCATCATGGTCACCGAACTGACCCAGGGCTATGGCCTGCTCGCGCCGCTCATGCTCGCTTCAGCCATGTGCATTGTCCTTGGCCGCAACTATTCGTTGTATGAACATCAGGTGGAAAACAAATTCGACTCTCCGGCCCATACCGAAGACGCGACCATCAACGTGTTGGAACAGATGCACGTCTCCGATTTCTATGATCCGGACGATGTGATCGTGTTGGAAGAAGGGACCACACTCAAGGCCCTGACTGACATTCTCGCCAACTCGGACCAACTGTACTTCCCGGTACGACGGGCGGAAAACGGCGAATATTGCGGCATGATTTCGATCCACAATGTCCGCAACTGGATGTTCGAGGAAGAGCTGCACGATCTGGTGGTGGTCCGAGACCTCATGTCCCGCCCGGTCTATGTCCGCCCGGACTACGATCTGTATCAGGCCCTACTCAGATTCGTGAACACGGACTACGGACAGATTCCAGTCGTCTCCAAAACAGACACCAATGAAATTGTTGGTCTCATCAACCGGGACAACGTGTTCAAGGCCTATGCCGAAGCTATAGCTGACGTCAAACGAGATGCGGAAAACGATTAGTCCGACGTTGAATACAGCACAAAATGCAGCGTGATTGACGCTCCCATATTTGGCGGTGACTCCACACAGAGTTCGCCGCCAAATTCTTCGTGCATGAGCCGTTTGACTCGTGTCAGCCCAAGGCCCACCCCTGACGCCTTGGTCGTGAAAAATGGATCGGTCACAAAAGTCAGATGCTCTTCCGAAATTCCCGGCCCGGCATCGGTTATCCGTAAACCATACCGACTTTCCGGTGCGTAAAACTGCTCGGAGGCCGTCATGGAATTCGCGCAGACACCCAGCCCACCCACAATCTTCACCGTCACTGCCTCGTCTTCACAAAATTCAATCGCATTGCGAAGCACTTCCGTGATCGCCACCACGGCCAGTTCCGCATCGACCTCCAATTCACCATCGGCCACCATAACCGAGCAATCCAACCGTTTCCCCAAAACGTCCGCAATATCGCGCGCCACGTTCACAGCGTTGTCAACCAGCGTCCCCACAGCCACAATCTGCCGTTCTCCAACGGTCAAAGACACATATTCACTGATAACACCGACAAGATGTTCCAAGCGCAAACTGTTTTCGCGAACAGCCTGGGCATAGTCACACAAGGGGCTGTTTGGCGACACCTTCTTAAGCAACAGTCGCGACATACCGCCCAACGTCATGATGGGATTACGAATCTGATGGGCCATGGCATTGGCAAAATTATGCAATCCTTGAACACGATCCGCCTGCGCCTGAACCACTTGGGCGGTCCGCCGATTGACCCGCTGTTCAAGGATATCATTCTGTTGCAGCAAAACCTGACGTGCCTGAATGAGTTGCAGATGCGCCCTGACACGGGCAGCCACCACCGGAGGACTGATCGGTTTGGTGGTATAATCGACCGCCCCTAACTCAAGCCCCTTGGCTTCTTTCTCGGGATCATCCAATGCCGTGACAAAGATGATCGGAATATCCCGGGTCCCCGGGTCGGCTTTCAAACGACGACAGACTTCATATCCATCCATCCCCGGCATCATCACATCCAAAAGGATGAGATCAGGGGGAGTAACGCCCCTGGCCCGTTCCAACGCCGTTGGTCCATCCGTCGCCACCATGAGATCATAGGTCGATTGCAGGACTTCGACCATGACATCAATATTTTCCGGCAGATCATCGACAATCAATATTTTTTCGCGAGGAGCCATGCCGGACAGCGTATCACGCCCTTGCCAAAGGTGAAAGCAATTCAAAAACAGAAGCCCATCACACCAAATACGACGCAATCCACGCCAAAAGACTTGCCTTTGCCGCTGGGGGTCTTATCTTTCGACTTATCATGCAGACCTGGACCGTTTCCGCCGGGCGACTCACAATTCGCCAGGGCGACATCACACCACTCGCCGTCGATGCGCTTGTCAATGCGGCCAACTCCCAATTGGCTGGTGGAGGCGGTGTGGATGGTGCCATTCACGAAGCCGCTGGTACATCCGCTCTTCAAGCAGCCTGCCAGGACATCATCGCCACTATCGGGCACCTGCCTCCCGGAGAAGCCGTCATAACCCCCGGATTCGATCTACCTGCTCAACACATAATACACACCGTCGGTCCCATCTGGCACGGCGGACATAATAACGAACCCGCGACGCTCGGCAACGCCTACCGGCACTGCCTGAAGCTCGCACACGCACACGATCTCGGAACCATCGCGTTCCCGGCCATTTCCTGCGGCGTCTATGGCTACCCAGTCAAAGACGCCGCACGCATTGCGCTGACCACGCTCAAACACGGGCTGGAAACACACATGGTCACGGAAGCAATCATGGTCCTCCATGGACGCTCCGCGTATGAAACATGGATCGCAATCGCCCAAGACGTGGTGTAACGCCTGATACAGGCAAGGAGTAAACAAGTGGAACTCAGAGGAACAACCATCGTTGCAGTCAAGGACGACAAAGGCACGGCTGTCGCCGGTGACGGACAAGTCACCCTGGGCAAGTCCATTGCCATGAAACACACGGCCCGCAAGGTACGACGCATCTTCAAAGACAAGGTGACTGTCGGCTTTGCCGGAGCCACTGCGGACGCATTCACGCTGTCCGAACGCTTTGAAACCAAATTGGAAACCTACTCCGGCAACCTGCTCAGAGCCGCCGTGGAACTGGCCAAGGACTGGCGCACCGACAAATACCTGCGTAAGCTCGAAGCCATGTTGCTGGCCGCCGACGGTGAACACATCCTGATCATCTCCGGCACCGGGGATGTCATCGAGCCGGACGACGGTGTCGCCGCCATCGGTTCCGGTGGACCATATGCCCTGTCCGCAGCCCGCGCTCTTCAACAAAACACGGATCTGCCTGCCAGCGACATCGCCCGCAAGGCCATAGAAATCGCATCCGACATATGCGTGTACACCAACAATCACATCACATTGGAAGCACAGGACAAGTAAATGAGCAACCTCACCCCCAGAGAAATCGTCTCGGAACTCGATAGATATATCATCGGCCAGAATGACGCCAAGAGAATGGTTGCCATCGCCATGCGCAACCGCTGGCGCAGGCAGCAGATCGACCCGGAACTCCGGGATGAAATCGCGCCCAAGAACATCATTCTCATGGGACCAACCGGCGTCGGCAAGACCGAAATTGCCCGCCGCCTTGCCCGGTTGACCAACTGCCCGTTTTTCAAGGTCGAAGCGACCAAATTCACCGAAGTAGGCTATGTGGGCCGCGATGTTGAATCCATGATCCGCGACCTCATGGAAATTGGTATCTCCATGGTCCGCAAGGAAGAAACCGCCAAGGTCCGCATCAAAGCGGAAAAGAACGCGGAAGAACGCCTTCTGGACCTATTGTTGCCCGGCAAGAAACCGCAAAAACAGGAACCCATGGGCTTTTTCGCAGCCAATCAGGACGGTGCGGTCGAACCGGTTGAAACCCCAAAAAAGGACGACGGCACGCGCGAAAAATTCCGGACCATGTTCCGTCAGGGGCAACTCGACGAACGCGAAGTGGAAATGGAAGTCACGATCCAGTCCGGTGCCCAGGTGGAAATCATGGCGATTCCCGGCATGGAAGACATGGGGTCCAATCTGCAAAACGCCTTTTCAAACATGTTCCCCGGCAAGCGGAAAACCCGCAAGATGAAGATCAAGGATGCGTATCAGGCCCTCATCGACGAAGAAGCGGACAAGCTCATCGACCCGGATGCAGTCAATGAACTCGCTCGTGAACGCGTCGAGCAACAGGGAATTCTCTTTGTTGACGAAATGGATAAAATCGCGACCCGCCACGATCAATCCGGGAGCGGCTCTGCGGATGTCTCCCGCGAAGGCGTGCAGCGGGACCTGCTGCCCATCGTAGAAGGCAGCGTGGTCAACACCAAGTATGGCATGGTCAAAACAGATCACATCCTTTTCATTGCCGCCGGAGCGTTCCATTTCGCCAAACCTTCGGACCTGATCCCCGAACTTCAGGGACGATTCCCCCTGCGCGAAGAACTCTCTTCCCTGCACAAGGAAGAATTCTACCGAATCCTGACAGAGCCGAAAAACGCGCTCACCGTCCAATACAAGGCCCTTCTCAAAACCGAAGGTGTCACCGTGGACTACACCCAGGAAGCCCTGGAAGAAATCTCGGCCATGGCGGAAAAGATCAACGAAGAAACAGAGAATATCGGCGCACGCCGTCTCTACACCATCATGGAAAAGATTCTGGCCACCCTCTCGTTCGAAGCCCCGGACAAATCTGGTCAGAAAGTCGTCATTGACCGCGACTATGTCACGGAACAGCTCGACCATGTGGTGGAAGATCGCGACCTGTCGCGCTACATTCTGTAAAAACTCTCGGACACACCGTCCGATCATGCTCAAAAAAACGGCCTGTGCCGGTGTTATGACAACACCGACACAGGCCGTTTTCATTGACAGCTTCGAAACAGTCTTCCCCTTCCCCGCAAACGCTTTGCCACCCACCAGCCATCTGCTATGGTCAGCCCATCTTGCCACACACGGTCATGTGCACCGCCACATGACACGACCTCGTAAATGCAAACAAGGAGAAGCCTCCATGCCATTCGTCAATATTCGAATCACCAAGGAAGGAGCGACTGCGGCCCAAAAAAAACAGCTCATCAGCGGAGTCACCGACCTGCTGTTCACTGTCTTGGGGAAAAATCCAAAAACCACTTTTGTCATCATTGACGAAGTGGATACCGACAATTGGGGGATCGGTGGCGAAGCGGTGACGGCCCTGCGAAAAGGACAGACAGAACCAAACGCCTGAATGTCCTCGTCTCCCCCGGTTTCTTAAAAAGTACCGGGGGGATAGGCGCCGTTAGCAATCCTGGAGTCGGATGGTCATGCGCACATCTGCGACCATGGCTCTTTCGTGGTTCACGAGAACAGGATTAAATTCCGCTTCCCACACCTCCGGGAGATCCAACGACATTTGCGACATGGCCATGATGATGTGTTCAAGTGCCGCAAAGTTCACGGCCTGTCCGCCTTTCAATCCCTTGAGCAACATGTAGGATTTGATCTCCCGCACGATGTCAAAAGCATCCTGCCGAGAAAGTGGTGCGAGTTTGAATGAAATATCCTTCAAAATCTCGACATAAATACCGCCCAGACCAAACATCAACATCGGCCCGAATTCTTCGTCCCGCTTGAAGCCGATAATCACTTCCTGCACGCCAGCAGGGGCCATTTCCTGAACAAGACACCCCGCAAGATACGCGTCCCGACGCATCCGCTGCGCCCTGGCCGTCATGGTCTTGAAACTCTTCAGGACTTCCTTGGCATTCCACAAATTGATCTCGACCCCGCCCACATCGGATTTATGCGAAATATCCGGCGAGGCGATCTTAAGAACCACGGGGTATCCCATGGCATCGGCTGCGGCCACGGCTTCGTCAGAGGAGCGTGCCAACACGGTTTTCGGGGTCGGCAGTCCATAGGCCTTGAGAACCTGTTGGGCTTCGAATTCGACAATCTCAGCCTGATTCCGTCGGATGTGCGCACGGACCACTTCTCGGGCCTGCTCCACATCCCGCTCAATCTGCACAAATTCGGGCGTTGAACGATTTTTCCAGAGATAATAGTCGTACATAGCCTCAATGGAATGGACGGCAGGCTCAGGGAACGCGTAACAGGGAATTCCGGCATCCATGAGCTTTTTCCGAGCAGAAGCCACCCGGGTCTTTCCCATGAAACACGCAAACACCGGCTTTCCGCATTTCCGGGCCATGTGAATCACGGCATCGGCGGTCTGGTCGATCTCGACCGACGCGGTTGGAGTCAACAAAACCAGAATGGAATGAACCATCGGATCTTCGGAAACCACGTCCAATGTCTGCCGGTATCGTGCGGCATTCGCATCACCGACGATGTCCACCGGATTATAAAAGGCCGCGTAGCTGGGCAAAAACTCCTGAAGGCGCTGAATAGTCTTTTGCGACAATGCGGCCATGCTCAGCGACGAACGATCTGCGGCATCCGCCGTGAGGATTCCCGGACCACCTGAATTGGTCACGACCGCCAGGTTCGGTCCCTTGGGTAACGGCTGGCAGGAAAAGGCCTGCGCCAAGTTGAACAATGACGCCACATCGTTCACCCGAATCACGCCGGATTGCTGAAATGCTGCCGAATAGGACTGGTCGGACCCGGCAATGGCCCCGGTATGGGAAGATGCGGCCTTGGCTCCGGCCGCCGTGGTCCCGGATTTGATCATGATAACCGGCTTGTTCAAACTGGTCGCATACGCGGCCTTGAGAAAGGACTCGCCATGTTCCACGTTCTCGATATAACCGAGAATGACTTTTGTTTCTTCGTCCTTGTTGAGAAAATAAAGCATGTCCGCTTCATCGAGAACCGCTTTGTTTCCCAAGGAAATAAATTTGGAAAATCCGACATTCG from the Pseudodesulfovibrio sp. JC047 genome contains:
- a CDS encoding M48 family metallopeptidase, producing the protein MTHRICTLLPAFFAALLLTFTPMVNAQANPLLGEKLTLRDENKLGREFDQVIRSQMGMVGDTYITDFVTDVVNRIVDGKRPMPYTVKSAVIANPIMNAFAIPGGFIYIFTGLIQEVTTEAQLAGVISHELAHVSQRHVVHRIEKQKKIGLLSTVGVLTGLLLGIASGSGDAGKIGTAIAMGSSGAATQAMLNYSREDENEADHVGLNALVKAGYNPQGMPQMFEIMQKNKWFDSGSHMPAYLSTHPGTDDRITYLNDRIARMPKEFSQRTDDNTRLHRVQVLVRGHMSPPKSALAYWNDKMATGLTPMEHAGRGITLSRLKKMDEAQKAFETALAQDSNDPLISREAGIFYFKTGQADKAFPLLQKATIQNSRDAIGLFYLARLQSEAKQYRQAIANMQKVEKLVPEDWEVHHHLGMILGESGDTFGGNVHLAYGGLYSMNMRKAKLHAQKATALAQTDAQKETVKQLEERIKERAELTK
- the hslV gene encoding ATP-dependent protease subunit HslV gives rise to the protein MELRGTTIVAVKDDKGTAVAGDGQVTLGKSIAMKHTARKVRRIFKDKVTVGFAGATADAFTLSERFETKLETYSGNLLRAAVELAKDWRTDKYLRKLEAMLLAADGEHILIISGTGDVIEPDDGVAAIGSGGPYALSAARALQQNTDLPASDIARKAIEIASDICVYTNNHITLEAQDK
- a CDS encoding macro domain-containing protein is translated as MQTWTVSAGRLTIRQGDITPLAVDALVNAANSQLAGGGGVDGAIHEAAGTSALQAACQDIIATIGHLPPGEAVITPGFDLPAQHIIHTVGPIWHGGHNNEPATLGNAYRHCLKLAHAHDLGTIAFPAISCGVYGYPVKDAARIALTTLKHGLETHMVTEAIMVLHGRSAYETWIAIAQDVV
- a CDS encoding hybrid sensor histidine kinase/response regulator; the encoded protein is MAPREKILIVDDLPENIDVMVEVLQSTYDLMVATDGPTALERARGVTPPDLILLDVMMPGMDGYEVCRRLKADPGTRDIPIIFVTALDDPEKEAKGLELGAVDYTTKPISPPVVAARVRAHLQLIQARQVLLQQNDILEQRVNRRTAQVVQAQADRVQGLHNFANAMAHQIRNPIMTLGGMSRLLLKKVSPNSPLCDYAQAVRENSLRLEHLVGVISEYVSLTVGERQIVAVGTLVDNAVNVARDIADVLGKRLDCSVMVADGELEVDAELAVVAITEVLRNAIEFCEDEAVTVKIVGGLGVCANSMTASEQFYAPESRYGLRITDAGPGISEEHLTFVTDPFFTTKASGVGLGLTRVKRLMHEEFGGELCVESPPNMGASITLHFVLYSTSD
- the hslU gene encoding ATP-dependent protease ATPase subunit HslU, whose translation is MSNLTPREIVSELDRYIIGQNDAKRMVAIAMRNRWRRQQIDPELRDEIAPKNIILMGPTGVGKTEIARRLARLTNCPFFKVEATKFTEVGYVGRDVESMIRDLMEIGISMVRKEETAKVRIKAEKNAEERLLDLLLPGKKPQKQEPMGFFAANQDGAVEPVETPKKDDGTREKFRTMFRQGQLDEREVEMEVTIQSGAQVEIMAIPGMEDMGSNLQNAFSNMFPGKRKTRKMKIKDAYQALIDEEADKLIDPDAVNELARERVEQQGILFVDEMDKIATRHDQSGSGSADVSREGVQRDLLPIVEGSVVNTKYGMVKTDHILFIAAGAFHFAKPSDLIPELQGRFPLREELSSLHKEEFYRILTEPKNALTVQYKALLKTEGVTVDYTQEALEEISAMAEKINEETENIGARRLYTIMEKILATLSFEAPDKSGQKVVIDRDYVTEQLDHVVEDRDLSRYIL
- the rho gene encoding transcription termination factor Rho; translated protein: MNLTELKLKSMQDLTELSMEFGVENPSTMRKQELIFSLLQECASQDGQIFGEGVLEILPDGFGFLRSPMYSYMAGPDDIYVSPSQIRRFGLRKGDVVSGQIRPPKEGERYFALLRVSEIGFEDPKHSKNLVLFDNLTPLYPEEQFKLENGDKNYSSRIIDLLAPIGKGQRGVIVAPPRTGKTIMLQTIANSINANHPEVDLIVLLIDERPEEVTDMQRTVKAEVVSSTFDEPPQRHVQVADMVIEKAKRLVERKRDVVILLDSITRLGRAYNAVTPSSGRVLSGGIDANALQRPKRFFGAARNIEEGGSLTIISTALIDTGSRMDEVIFEEFKGTGNMELYLDRHLSDKRVYPAIDINRSGTRKEELLLEPDVLNRVWILRKLLSPMNSIDSMEFLRGKMKNTKTNRDFLDSMAR
- a CDS encoding 4-oxalocrotonate tautomerase family protein, translated to MPFVNIRITKEGATAAQKKQLISGVTDLLFTVLGKNPKTTFVIIDEVDTDNWGIGGEAVTALRKGQTEPNA
- a CDS encoding bifunctional riboflavin kinase/FAD synthetase → MIVARTIAELQDVVGASCVTIGNFDGVHKGHQKLIELACSRAKSQDLTSVVVTFEPHPLRVLRNDKTPPFITLTDQKIDLISQYGPQACLLLNFTMDMARLSPEEFVKKYLVDGLGMKEMIIGYDYHLGKARVGDFETLTQLGEKHGFSVDRLDPVSIDNAIVSSTRIRDLVQAGKVWAVRSLLGRFYQVKGEVVHGMNRGGKLLGFPTANLKLVDELFPKPGVYAVWVEVDNVIHKGVANIGKNPTFGNDALSVEPHILDFTGDIYGEDIQVHFVQRIRDEKKFNGLDELKDRIAKDIELGRQLLSQPEASIKLTHPDVGRSDG
- a CDS encoding chloride channel protein — encoded protein: MPLQVISKLINYWGDFVKSYRMVTSFRWLTIGVLVGVMSGLVAVGFFWLVELGKFIIQNNLAGIAAVEPAGEGIFHGPTGEFRPWIIPVFTTGTALLTGWLVQRFIPETMNGGTDGTDATINAFHNNGGIIKARVAIIKGLCSVLTIASGGSAGREGPITQMGAGVGAWLAKIFNFSAKERRLLLLSGAAGGLGAIFRAPLGGALTAVEVIYREDFEAEAILPAVMSSVVSYSIFTFFFGTEPIFGIPRFSFHDPRELIFYALLAFVCAAVGWMYIKTFYVIKYHIFFPLREKIGIIWSMGLGGLAMGILGIAYPYTATDGLVTGGILSGGYGWLELAILGQIPALGMCYIIIGKTVATSITIGSGMSGGMFAPALFVGGMSGGLVGKAGHHFFPDIVTQPGAYILVGMAAFFAGVANAPIGPLIMVTELTQGYGLLAPLMLASAMCIVLGRNYSLYEHQVENKFDSPAHTEDATINVLEQMHVSDFYDPDDVIVLEEGTTLKALTDILANSDQLYFPVRRAENGEYCGMISIHNVRNWMFEEELHDLVVVRDLMSRPVYVRPDYDLYQALLRFVNTDYGQIPVVSKTDTNEIVGLINRDNVFKAYAEAIADVKRDAEND